One Oculatellaceae cyanobacterium DNA window includes the following coding sequences:
- the topA gene encoding type I DNA topoisomerase has protein sequence MSTLVIVESPTKARTIRQFLPSGYRVEASMGHVRDLPSSAEEIPETVKGEKWAQLGVNVEADFEPLYVVPKDKKKIVKLLKDALKEADELILATDEDREGESISWHLLQVLQPKVPIKRMVFHEITKEAIRSALKNCRVIDEQVVHAQETRRILDRLVGYTLSPLLWKKIAWGLSAGRVQSVAVRLLVNREQQRRAFRQGKYWDLKATLEQEKTPFEARLVTLKGTKVATGSDFDPNTGQIIAGKKVKLLNEAEARELQERIFDQTWTVTGIEERPVTRKPAPPFTTSTLQQESNRKLHISARDTMRTAQSLYEQGYITYMRTDSVHLSAQAIAAARSCVEEKYGTQYLSPQPRQYTTKSKGAQEAHEAIRPAGNTFRTPQETGLSGRELALYDLIWKRTVATQMADSRQTHITVDSQVEDAGFRSSGKRIDFPGYLRAYVEGSDDPDAAIEDQEVILPALKKGDHPDCKEVEPISHETQPPARYTEASLVKTLESEGIGRPSTYASIIGTIIDRGYAQMQNNALIPTFTAFAVTGLLEKHFPDLVDTSFTAKMEQTLDDISTGEAQWLPYLRKFYLGEKGLETQVKDRESQINASEARTIELENLDAKVRIGKFGPYIETANGEEVLTASIPKDLTPADLNPEQVETILRQKTEGPEKLGFDPKTGEAVYILVGTYGPYVQLGEASEENKKPKRAALPKGVKQENVTLDMALGLLALPRNLGVHPETSGKIQASLGKFGPYVVHDQGKEGKEYRSLKATDDVLTVSLERALELLAEPKKGRGATRSKSKAALKELGNHPTDGEPVNIYEGPYGVYIKHNKTNVGIPEGETVESMTLEKALELLATKTGSKTKSTRKSTTTKTAGKTATKTAGKTTTKKTTTTSTKKKASS, from the coding sequence ATGTCAACCCTTGTCATCGTAGAATCTCCCACTAAAGCACGTACAATTAGGCAATTTTTGCCCTCTGGCTATCGAGTCGAGGCATCTATGGGTCATGTGCGTGACCTCCCCTCCTCTGCTGAAGAAATTCCCGAAACCGTCAAGGGAGAAAAATGGGCGCAGCTAGGAGTGAACGTGGAGGCGGATTTTGAACCGTTATATGTAGTCCCTAAAGATAAAAAGAAAATTGTTAAGTTACTTAAAGATGCTCTTAAAGAAGCTGACGAATTAATCCTAGCAACTGACGAAGACCGTGAAGGGGAAAGCATCAGTTGGCATTTGTTGCAAGTGTTGCAACCCAAAGTCCCGATCAAGCGGATGGTATTCCATGAAATCACCAAAGAAGCAATCCGCAGCGCCCTGAAAAATTGTCGCGTGATTGATGAGCAAGTAGTTCACGCCCAAGAAACTCGACGGATTTTAGACAGACTCGTTGGTTATACTCTTTCGCCCTTGCTGTGGAAAAAAATTGCTTGGGGATTATCCGCAGGTCGTGTACAGTCCGTAGCAGTGCGATTGCTGGTAAACCGAGAACAGCAACGCCGCGCATTCCGCCAAGGTAAATACTGGGATTTAAAGGCAACCTTAGAGCAAGAAAAAACACCTTTTGAAGCCCGTCTGGTAACGCTGAAGGGTACTAAAGTAGCTACGGGTAGTGATTTTGACCCTAACACGGGTCAAATTATTGCTGGTAAAAAGGTAAAACTGCTCAACGAAGCAGAAGCAAGAGAATTACAGGAACGGATTTTTGATCAAACTTGGACTGTTACGGGTATTGAAGAACGTCCCGTAACTCGCAAACCTGCACCACCGTTTACTACATCAACCCTACAACAGGAATCTAACCGCAAACTGCATATCTCTGCTAGAGATACCATGCGGACTGCTCAAAGTTTGTATGAGCAGGGGTATATTACTTATATGCGGACAGATTCGGTGCATTTGTCAGCACAAGCGATCGCAGCCGCCCGTAGTTGCGTTGAGGAAAAGTACGGCACACAATACCTCAGCCCCCAACCCCGTCAATACACCACCAAAAGCAAAGGCGCACAAGAAGCACACGAAGCTATTCGTCCTGCTGGTAACACCTTCCGCACTCCCCAAGAAACCGGATTATCTGGTCGAGAATTAGCTCTTTATGACTTAATTTGGAAGCGTACCGTCGCCACCCAAATGGCTGACTCTCGCCAAACTCATATCACCGTTGATTCACAAGTTGAGGATGCAGGTTTCCGTTCTAGTGGTAAGCGCATCGACTTTCCTGGTTATTTACGCGCTTATGTTGAAGGTTCCGACGATCCAGATGCAGCAATTGAAGACCAGGAAGTAATTTTACCAGCCTTGAAAAAAGGCGATCATCCTGATTGTAAAGAAGTAGAACCCATCAGCCACGAAACTCAACCGCCAGCGCGTTATACCGAAGCATCTTTAGTTAAGACTTTAGAAAGCGAAGGAATTGGTCGTCCTAGCACCTACGCCAGCATCATCGGTACAATTATCGACCGAGGCTATGCTCAGATGCAAAATAACGCCTTAATTCCTACCTTCACCGCCTTTGCTGTTACTGGTTTGCTAGAAAAACACTTTCCCGACTTGGTAGACACCAGCTTTACTGCCAAAATGGAGCAAACTCTTGACGACATCTCCACAGGCGAAGCGCAATGGCTACCTTACCTACGGAAATTCTATCTAGGGGAAAAAGGTTTAGAAACTCAAGTAAAAGACCGAGAAAGTCAAATTAACGCCAGCGAAGCTCGTACTATTGAGCTAGAAAACCTCGATGCTAAAGTTCGGATTGGGAAATTTGGCCCTTACATAGAAACCGCCAATGGTGAAGAAGTACTTACTGCTTCCATTCCTAAAGATTTAACTCCTGCGGATCTTAATCCAGAACAAGTAGAAACAATATTACGCCAAAAAACCGAGGGGCCAGAAAAATTAGGTTTTGATCCGAAAACTGGTGAAGCAGTTTATATACTTGTAGGTACTTATGGCCCTTATGTGCAGTTGGGTGAAGCTAGCGAAGAAAACAAAAAACCCAAACGCGCGGCATTACCCAAGGGTGTAAAGCAGGAAAATGTCACTTTAGATATGGCATTAGGTTTACTGGCATTACCTCGAAATTTGGGCGTTCACCCAGAAACTTCAGGAAAAATTCAAGCAAGTTTAGGCAAATTTGGCCCTTATGTTGTCCACGATCAAGGTAAAGAAGGGAAAGAATACCGCTCGTTAAAAGCTACAGATGATGTCTTAACAGTTTCCCTAGAACGCGCATTAGAATTACTAGCTGAACCGAAAAAGGGACGTGGTGCTACTCGTAGTAAGTCTAAAGCAGCGTTGAAAGAACTAGGAAATCACCCAACTGATGGGGAACCAGTAAATATTTACGAAGGCCCTTATGGTGTTTATATCAAGCACAATAAAACTAATGTCGGTATACCGGAAGGAGAAACTGTAGAAAGTATGACTTTAGAGAAAGCGCTAGAACTTTTAGCCACTAAGACAGGTTCTAAGACGAAATCTACCCGCAAGTCTACAACTACTAAAACAGCCGGAAAGACAGCGACTAAAACAGCCGGAAAGACAACGACTAAAAAGACGACGACAACTAGCACAAAGAAAAAAGCTTCATCTTAA
- a CDS encoding VanW family protein: protein MMSTNNQENLLFSIKKIIPTEVKRSLKIKSRYIGDILTGKAQIMVDFIPMKEMDKYQFQPQISISQVIKTTSHSENKKHNLALAINRLENIVIPSGKLFSFWHLVGNPNYKNGYKEGRTIINNQLQSDIGGGLCQLSGLIYWLILKAGLVPTERHPHTHDIYTELTRFAPLGSDATVVYGYKDLRFINSLPVPICWQFQLLPTEIIASLCSTQKINQFEIEFRREEGSNEQRIVHTVRLAQGKEEIIDTSYYLIMNN from the coding sequence ATGATGAGTACAAATAATCAAGAGAATCTTTTATTTTCGATCAAAAAGATTATTCCTACCGAAGTTAAGCGTAGTTTAAAAATAAAATCTAGATACATTGGGGATATTTTAACCGGAAAGGCTCAAATAATGGTTGATTTTATTCCCATGAAGGAAATGGATAAATACCAATTTCAACCGCAGATCAGCATATCTCAAGTAATTAAAACAACTAGCCATTCAGAGAATAAAAAACATAATTTAGCGTTAGCAATTAATCGCTTAGAAAATATAGTTATCCCATCAGGTAAACTTTTTTCTTTTTGGCATTTAGTCGGTAATCCAAACTATAAAAACGGATATAAAGAAGGCAGAACTATTATTAATAATCAATTGCAATCAGATATAGGCGGAGGATTATGTCAATTATCAGGATTAATTTATTGGTTAATATTAAAAGCTGGATTAGTCCCAACAGAAAGACATCCCCACACTCATGATATTTATACAGAATTAACAAGGTTTGCACCTTTAGGATCAGATGCAACTGTTGTTTATGGATATAAAGATTTACGGTTTATTAATAGTTTACCTGTCCCTATTTGCTGGCAGTTTCAATTATTGCCAACAGAAATTATAGCTTCATTATGTTCTACTCAAAAAATTAATCAATTTGAAATAGAGTTTAGAAGGGAGGAAGGAAGCAATGAACAACGAATAGTTCATACAGTGCGTTTGGCACAAGGAAAAGAAGAAATAATTGATACGAGTTATTATTTAATAATGAATAATTAA
- a CDS encoding class I SAM-dependent methyltransferase, whose amino-acid sequence MNLPQEHYTIKQYYENIAFNYDKSRFANSYGQYIDSQERLILSDWLPSRETHSILDLACGTGRFLDFATTGLDASKNMITVAQNKYPNQQLIEASATSIPLPNASYDAVFTLHLFMHLTPETINTIINECDRILRPGGSLIFDIPSAFRRQLLRYKPENWHGATSFFIQDIKNLSNSQKWQFADLRGIAFCPVHRLPSPIRPLFIPLDNFLGRSLCKIFSSYYMVKLIKN is encoded by the coding sequence ATGAACCTACCTCAAGAGCATTATACAATTAAACAATATTATGAAAATATTGCTTTTAATTACGATAAGTCTCGTTTTGCTAATAGTTATGGACAATATATTGATAGTCAGGAACGTTTAATTTTAAGCGATTGGTTGCCCAGTCGTGAAACTCATTCTATCCTAGATTTAGCTTGTGGGACTGGTAGATTTCTCGATTTTGCTACTACTGGGTTAGATGCTAGTAAAAATATGATTACAGTTGCTCAAAATAAATATCCAAATCAACAATTGATTGAAGCTTCTGCCACATCAATTCCTCTCCCGAATGCTAGTTATGATGCAGTTTTTACGCTACATTTATTCATGCACCTAACGCCAGAAACCATTAATACTATTATTAATGAGTGCGATCGCATTTTACGACCAGGTGGAAGCTTAATTTTTGATATTCCCTCGGCATTCAGACGCCAATTACTTCGTTACAAACCTGAAAATTGGCATGGTGCAACCTCATTTTTTATTCAAGATATAAAAAATCTATCTAATTCTCAAAAATGGCAATTTGCAGACTTGAGGGGAATAGCATTTTGCCCTGTGCATCGTTTACCTTCTCCCATTCGACCATTATTTATTCCTCTAGATAATTTTTTAGGTAGGAGCTTATGTAAGATTTTTTCTTCTTATTATATGGTCAAGTTAATTAAAAATTAA
- a CDS encoding YdiU family protein — protein MNSTSSNPLLNLNYEPAIESLGDDYFDQVEAEEFPKHILRFRNDELLTQLNLDPKEVTDEHFIEAFGKFQNHPRPLLALRYHGYQFGQYNPYLGDGRGFLYGQLRGNDGELYDFGTKGSGKTPYSRTADGRLTLKGGVREVLAAEALHQMGVRTSRCFSLIETGEGLWRGDEPSPTRSSVMVRFNRSHIRFGTFERLHYFGRKDLIQKLLDHVIEYYYPHLQSETEKYVLFYAELVKRVAELAAQWMAAGFCHAVLNTDNMSITGESFDYGPFAFIPTYNLQFTAAYFDYYGRYSYGNQPGICRLNLEMLQQPLSAVIPLADMEAALSLFDEHYFLNYRQLMLRKLGFEQLQMPEGDELFQLTIQLLQDTQVGYHGFFSELAEVFSAKWRSDINSILSDSDFLSSVANSELLGSWKSLYQRILNNLPETEIDNIAARLVRWNPKTVLLRPQIEAIWEPITQEDNWEPFYDLLKQITKKL, from the coding sequence ATGAACTCAACTTCCTCTAATCCCCTCCTTAACCTCAACTACGAACCCGCAATCGAATCGTTAGGAGACGATTATTTCGATCAAGTTGAAGCGGAGGAATTTCCCAAGCATATCCTACGCTTTCGTAACGACGAATTGCTAACTCAACTTAACTTAGATCCTAAAGAAGTTACAGACGAACATTTTATCGAAGCTTTTGGCAAATTCCAAAATCACCCGCGTCCGTTGTTGGCATTACGCTATCACGGCTATCAATTTGGTCAATATAACCCATATTTAGGGGATGGTAGAGGATTTCTCTATGGTCAATTGCGGGGTAATGATGGCGAACTTTACGATTTTGGGACTAAAGGTTCTGGTAAAACGCCTTACTCTCGTACTGCTGATGGCAGACTAACACTTAAAGGTGGTGTGCGGGAAGTACTTGCAGCAGAAGCATTGCATCAGATGGGTGTGCGTACCTCTCGCTGTTTTAGTTTGATTGAAACTGGTGAAGGATTATGGCGAGGAGATGAACCTTCGCCAACTCGTTCCTCTGTAATGGTGCGTTTTAACCGTTCTCATATCCGCTTTGGGACATTTGAGAGGCTACACTATTTTGGTCGCAAAGATTTAATTCAAAAGCTTTTAGATCATGTAATTGAATATTATTATCCACATTTACAGTCGGAAACCGAAAAATATGTCTTATTTTACGCCGAACTGGTGAAACGGGTTGCAGAATTAGCTGCTCAATGGATGGCTGCTGGTTTCTGTCATGCGGTGCTGAATACAGATAATATGTCGATTACTGGGGAAAGTTTTGATTATGGCCCGTTTGCGTTTATTCCCACTTATAATTTGCAATTTACAGCCGCATATTTTGATTATTACGGGCGCTACAGTTACGGCAATCAACCAGGTATTTGTCGGTTAAATTTAGAAATGCTTCAGCAACCTTTATCAGCAGTAATCCCACTTGCTGATATGGAAGCTGCTTTAAGTTTGTTTGATGAGCATTATTTCTTAAATTATCGGCAGTTAATGTTGCGAAAACTGGGATTTGAGCAATTACAAATGCCAGAGGGAGATGAGTTATTTCAATTAACTATTCAACTTTTGCAGGATACTCAAGTTGGTTATCATGGCTTTTTCTCAGAATTAGCTGAAGTTTTTTCTGCTAAATGGCGTTCCGATATTAACTCTATATTGAGTGATTCAGATTTTTTATCTTCAGTTGCAAACTCCGAACTCTTAGGTAGTTGGAAGAGTTTATATCAAAGAATATTAAATAATTTGCCCGAAACTGAAATAGATAATATTGCTGCAAGGTTGGTGCGTTGGAATCCTAAAACGGTTTTACTCAGACCACAAATAGAAGCTATTTGGGAACCGATTACTCAAGAAGATAATTGGGAACCATTTTATGATTTGCTTAAGCAAATTACTAAAAAGCTCTAG
- a CDS encoding chlororespiratory reduction protein 7 has product MPDPLMYRQDAYVVLETNQPEQIVTPAEMLEKLKVILAQRQNDLPPDLSKFTSVDEQANYLLETSCDFNVGEGKYLQWYVVRLEK; this is encoded by the coding sequence ATGCCAGATCCTTTAATGTATCGGCAAGATGCCTATGTTGTTTTAGAAACCAATCAACCTGAGCAAATTGTCACACCCGCAGAGATGTTGGAAAAACTCAAGGTGATTTTGGCGCAACGACAGAATGATTTACCACCAGATTTATCTAAATTTACCTCTGTGGATGAACAAGCTAACTACCTGCTAGAAACATCCTGCGATTTCAATGTAGGTGAAGGTAAGTATTTGCAGTGGTATGTTGTGCGTCTAGAAAAATAG
- a CDS encoding DUF2854 domain-containing protein: protein MLRQISLGKLGLIVGSILTLVGFVAYATNNATLNLAGFFYGIPLLLGGLALSAAELPPVPCQQTSPDIVALREQQATPTQNQVRLDVTRYRYGQDAHLDTSLKSLGLTRTSEDTPALKGLQETKIDDAYALILQFHSPLVPLEVWEEKREKMENFFGPGVRVTVNQPSEDEVDITVIATPKALS from the coding sequence ATGTTACGTCAAATCTCTTTGGGAAAATTAGGTCTAATTGTAGGTAGCATCTTAACCTTAGTTGGATTCGTTGCCTACGCTACCAATAATGCCACATTAAATCTGGCAGGGTTCTTTTACGGGATTCCCCTATTGTTAGGAGGACTCGCACTCAGTGCTGCTGAACTACCGCCAGTACCTTGCCAACAGACATCTCCAGATATCGTAGCTTTAAGAGAACAACAAGCTACCCCTACACAAAATCAAGTTCGCCTAGATGTTACCCGCTATCGCTACGGTCAAGACGCTCATCTAGATACATCTCTCAAAAGCCTTGGTTTGACGCGTACAAGCGAAGATACACCTGCACTGAAAGGTTTACAGGAAACCAAGATTGATGATGCTTACGCCCTAATTCTACAATTTCACTCTCCATTAGTTCCTCTAGAGGTTTGGGAAGAGAAGCGAGAAAAAATGGAAAATTTCTTTGGCCCTGGAGTGCGCGTCACAGTGAATCAACCCTCCGAGGATGAGGTTGATATAACAGTAATAGCTACCCCCAAGGCATTGAGTTAA
- a CDS encoding response regulator transcription factor, whose translation MLSCQNSTLRVIVVDDHELTRFTLKLAMQSQKNIELVGLASNGKEAIELVERCHPDVIILDLQMPVMDGLSASNHIKTIDPNVQIIAYSSVEDPQVEVMSTAARIDAFCKKDASTQDLIALVKKLGEGVKVGS comes from the coding sequence ATGTTGTCTTGCCAAAACTCTACCCTACGTGTCATAGTAGTTGACGATCACGAGCTAACTCGCTTCACCCTCAAGCTTGCGATGCAAAGTCAGAAAAATATAGAATTGGTCGGTCTGGCAAGCAACGGTAAAGAAGCGATTGAATTGGTAGAGCGTTGCCATCCAGATGTAATCATCCTTGACCTACAAATGCCAGTAATGGATGGGTTAAGTGCCTCAAATCATATAAAAACCATTGATCCTAACGTTCAAATCATTGCCTACTCTTCAGTGGAAGATCCCCAGGTTGAGGTAATGAGTACAGCAGCTAGAATAGATGCTTTTTGCAAAAAAGACGCATCTACTCAAGATTTAATTGCTTTAGTAAAAAAGTTAGGGGAAGGCGTAAAAGTAGGTTCATGA
- a CDS encoding glycoside hydrolase family 13 protein, which yields MEIQTPDWVKHAVFYQIFPDRFARSKHPHKRILTTARWEDWNAMPTLQGYKGGDLWGVIEQLDYLQDLGINAIYFTPIFQSASNHRYHTHDYYTVDPMLGGNPAFKDLLDAAHERNIKVVLDGVFNHSSRGFFFFHDVLENGPHSPWVNWFKIHDWPVSPYNGEFPANYEGWDGNRALPVFNHENPEVREYIMEIAEYWIKFGVDGWRLDVPFEIKVPGFWQEFRDRVKAINPDAYIVGEVWTDAREWLDGTQFDGVMNYLFAAPTIAFTAGDRVDIEQVQDRSYHPYPPLFASEYAQKITDVLALYPWEIQLTQLNLLASHDTARLLSIAGGDRASVELATLLLLTYPGAPSIYYGDEVGLPGRLDPDSRRGFPLEANWEREILDLHRQLIALRHKYTALRTGKYEVLFAEATVYVFARTWGEEEIIVAVNVGTEAAHSNFVVSNLRSQPSKLLFGSAEVSWNNEGESHQLDLRLSPRSGCILG from the coding sequence ATGGAAATTCAGACACCAGATTGGGTTAAACACGCGGTTTTCTACCAAATTTTCCCAGACCGATTTGCCAGAAGCAAACATCCCCACAAGCGGATTTTGACAACAGCTAGATGGGAAGATTGGAATGCGATGCCAACGCTTCAAGGTTATAAAGGGGGAGATTTATGGGGCGTTATTGAACAACTCGACTATTTGCAAGATTTGGGAATTAATGCGATTTATTTCACCCCAATTTTCCAGTCAGCGAGTAATCACCGCTATCACACTCACGACTATTACACAGTTGATCCGATGTTGGGGGGAAATCCAGCTTTTAAAGACTTGCTGGATGCTGCCCATGAACGCAATATTAAAGTAGTTTTAGATGGAGTATTTAACCACTCTAGTCGTGGTTTTTTCTTTTTCCATGATGTTTTAGAAAATGGCCCTCATTCACCCTGGGTAAATTGGTTTAAAATTCATGATTGGCCAGTATCTCCTTATAATGGCGAGTTTCCAGCTAACTATGAAGGTTGGGATGGTAATCGGGCGTTGCCAGTATTTAACCATGAAAATCCCGAAGTGCGGGAATATATCATGGAAATTGCGGAATATTGGATTAAGTTTGGGGTTGATGGTTGGCGCTTAGATGTACCGTTTGAAATTAAGGTTCCTGGTTTTTGGCAGGAATTTCGCGATCGCGTCAAAGCAATTAACCCTGATGCTTATATTGTTGGGGAAGTTTGGACAGATGCCCGTGAATGGCTAGATGGTACGCAATTTGATGGGGTGATGAATTATTTATTTGCAGCGCCAACTATTGCTTTTACCGCAGGCGATCGCGTAGATATAGAACAAGTGCAAGATCGTTCTTATCATCCCTATCCACCATTATTTGCTAGCGAGTATGCCCAGAAAATTACTGATGTTTTAGCACTATATCCTTGGGAAATTCAGTTAACGCAGCTAAATTTATTAGCAAGTCATGATACGGCGAGACTGCTATCAATTGCTGGAGGCGATCGCGCTAGTGTTGAGTTAGCAACATTATTATTGTTAACTTATCCAGGCGCACCTAGTATATATTACGGTGATGAGGTAGGTTTACCTGGTCGTTTAGATCCCGACTCGCGCCGAGGTTTCCCATTAGAAGCGAATTGGGAGCGTGAGATTTTAGATTTGCATCGCCAATTAATTGCTTTACGCCACAAATATACTGCCCTCCGCACAGGTAAATACGAAGTATTATTTGCTGAGGCGACAGTTTATGTATTTGCGCGGACTTGGGGAGAAGAGGAAATAATTGTTGCGGTGAATGTGGGAACTGAAGCGGCGCATAGTAACTTTGTGGTGAGTAATTTGCGATCGCAGCCAAGCAAACTGTTATTTGGTTCGGCTGAAGTTTCTTGGAATAATGAAGGAGAATCTCACCAGCTAGATTTGCGTCTGTCTCCTCGTAGTGGATGTATATTAGGTTAG
- a CDS encoding fasciclin domain-containing protein — MPNLVDTAANAGSFNTLVTAIEAAGLLEILTSPGPYTVLAPTDEAFAKIPVDTLSGWLQDIPKLKKILTFHVLFGDVRTDNFVELDSAETFEGGIIGIERADNGFEINGAKVLQTDILADNGVIHTIDTVLIPTFL; from the coding sequence ATGCCTAATCTTGTTGACACCGCAGCTAATGCTGGCTCATTCAATACCTTAGTTACTGCAATTGAAGCGGCTGGTTTGTTAGAGATTTTGACTAGCCCTGGCCCTTACACCGTCTTAGCACCAACGGATGAAGCTTTTGCCAAGATTCCAGTTGATACCTTATCTGGCTGGCTGCAAGATATTCCCAAACTTAAAAAGATTTTGACGTTTCACGTTCTGTTTGGTGATGTTAGAACTGATAACTTTGTTGAGTTAGATTCTGCTGAGACGTTTGAGGGCGGAATCATCGGCATTGAACGCGCTGATAATGGTTTTGAGATCAATGGTGCTAAAGTTTTGCAAACAGATATCCTGGCAGATAACGGTGTTATTCATACCATTGATACTGTGTTAATACCTACATTTTTGTGA